Proteins found in one Allorhizobium pseudoryzae genomic segment:
- a CDS encoding ABC transporter ATP-binding protein: MAQSYLSLEFIDKTFERNGTKSDVLKQISLGVDKGEFISIIGHSGCGKSTVLNIIAGLINATSGAVFLDGKHVDAPGPERAVVFQNHSLLPWLTVYENIDLAVSKVFRGKKSRAERHDWVMHNLDLVQMAHARDKRPAEISGGMKQRVGIARALSMEPKVLLLDEPFGALDALTRAHLQDAVMEIHARLGNTMIMITHDVDEAVLLSDRIVMMTNGPAAKIGEVLDVPIARPRNRIELASDRTYLKCREAVLKFLYERHRFVEAAE, from the coding sequence ATGGCACAATCCTACCTTTCGCTGGAATTCATCGACAAGACCTTCGAACGCAACGGCACGAAGAGCGACGTGCTGAAGCAGATTTCGCTTGGCGTCGACAAAGGCGAGTTCATCTCGATCATCGGCCATTCCGGTTGCGGCAAGTCGACGGTGCTGAACATCATTGCCGGCCTGATCAATGCCACCTCCGGCGCTGTCTTCCTGGACGGCAAGCATGTGGACGCGCCTGGCCCCGAACGCGCCGTCGTGTTCCAGAACCACTCGCTGCTGCCCTGGCTGACCGTCTACGAAAACATCGATCTCGCCGTCTCAAAAGTCTTCCGCGGCAAGAAAAGCAGGGCCGAACGGCATGACTGGGTCATGCACAATCTCGATCTCGTGCAGATGGCGCATGCCAGGGACAAACGCCCGGCGGAAATCTCCGGCGGCATGAAACAGCGCGTCGGCATTGCCCGGGCGCTTTCCATGGAACCCAAGGTTCTGCTGCTCGACGAACCCTTCGGCGCGCTCGACGCGCTGACCCGCGCCCATCTGCAGGATGCGGTAATGGAGATCCACGCCAGGCTCGGCAACACCATGATCATGATCACCCATGACGTGGACGAGGCCGTGCTGCTCTCCGACCGCATCGTGATGATGACGAACGGCCCGGCGGCAAAAATCGGCGAAGTGCTGGACGTGCCGATCGCCCGCCCGCGCAACCGCATCGAGCTCGCCTCCGACCGCACCTACCTGAAGTGCCGCGAGGCCGTGCTGAAATTCCTCTACGAGCGTCACCGCTTCGTGGAAGCGGCGGAGTAA
- the ntrB gene encoding nitrate ABC transporter permease: protein MSVTQLNLKEDKKPAQTAQVVTFTPSPATKPLGNRLMQSARQVLAQLLPPLITLALIVLLWEVICSSPTSSLPSPSRVIEESWGIISDPFYVGQGIDQGMFWHILASVQRVAIGYAMAVVAGVALGVLVGQSQWAMRGLDPIFQVLRTVPPLAWLPLSLAAFRDGNPSAIFVIFITAIWPIIINTAVGIRNIPQDYQNVAKVLRLNGFEYFGKIMLPAAAPYIFTGLRIGIGLSWLAIVAAEMLIGGVGIGFFIWDAWNSSLISDIIVALIYVGVVGFFLDRLIAFIGRLVTRGTANA, encoded by the coding sequence ATGTCCGTCACCCAGTTGAACCTCAAGGAAGACAAGAAGCCCGCGCAGACTGCGCAGGTGGTCACGTTTACCCCCTCGCCGGCCACGAAACCGCTCGGCAACCGGCTGATGCAGAGCGCCCGGCAGGTGCTGGCGCAGCTTCTGCCGCCCCTCATCACGCTTGCGCTGATCGTCCTGCTCTGGGAGGTCATCTGTTCCTCTCCCACATCCAGCCTGCCGTCTCCCTCGCGTGTGATCGAGGAAAGCTGGGGCATCATCTCCGATCCGTTCTATGTCGGTCAGGGGATCGATCAGGGCATGTTCTGGCACATCCTCGCCAGCGTCCAGCGCGTCGCGATCGGTTATGCGATGGCCGTCGTGGCGGGTGTTGCCCTTGGCGTTCTGGTCGGTCAGAGCCAATGGGCGATGCGCGGGCTTGACCCGATCTTTCAGGTGCTGCGCACGGTACCGCCGCTCGCCTGGCTGCCGCTCTCGCTCGCGGCCTTCCGGGACGGCAATCCCTCGGCGATCTTCGTCATCTTCATCACCGCCATCTGGCCGATCATCATCAACACCGCCGTCGGCATCCGCAACATCCCGCAGGATTACCAGAACGTCGCCAAGGTGCTGCGCCTCAATGGCTTTGAGTATTTCGGCAAGATCATGCTGCCGGCGGCGGCCCCTTACATCTTCACCGGCCTGCGGATCGGCATCGGCCTCTCGTGGCTCGCAATCGTCGCCGCAGAAATGCTGATCGGCGGCGTCGGCATCGGCTTCTTCATCTGGGATGCGTGGAACTCCTCGCTGATCAGCGACATCATCGTCGCGCTCATCTACGTCGGCGTCGTGGGCTTCTTCCTCGATCGCCTCATCGCCTTCATCGGGCGCCTTGTCACCCGCGGCACCGCGAACGCCTGA
- a CDS encoding CmpA/NrtA family ABC transporter substrate-binding protein: protein MTKTQNAFTRRTMLKTSATAALVGAVKTAFPSGAFAQGAGPETTKAVLGFIALTDAAPLFVAKEKGIFAKYGMPDVEVVKQASWGTTRDNVVLGSAGNGIDGGHILTPMPYLITAGTVTQNNQPTPMSILARLNLDGQCISVGQEYMDLKLGVDTKPFKTALEAKKASGKEVKAAMTFPGGTHDLWIRYWLAAGGIDPDSDIQTIVVPPAQMVANMKVGTMDCFCVCEPWNEQLKNQKIGYTALTTGELWNNHPEKAFALRTDYVEKNPKATMALLMAVMEAQMWCEDMANREEVAEICSRRNWINAPLKDVVERMKGNFDYGNGKVVEASPHIMKYWANNASYPYQSHDLWFLTENIRWGKLAPDTDMKALIGKVNREDLWREAAKALSVSDIPTSTSRGKETFFDGKVFDPADPAAYLKSLSITRMA, encoded by the coding sequence ATGACGAAGACACAGAACGCATTCACCCGCCGCACCATGCTGAAGACCTCCGCCACGGCGGCTCTGGTCGGCGCGGTGAAGACCGCCTTCCCATCCGGCGCCTTCGCGCAAGGGGCAGGGCCTGAAACCACCAAGGCCGTCCTCGGCTTCATCGCTCTCACCGATGCCGCCCCTCTGTTCGTTGCCAAGGAAAAGGGGATTTTTGCCAAATACGGCATGCCGGATGTCGAAGTGGTCAAGCAGGCCTCCTGGGGCACCACCCGTGACAATGTCGTGCTCGGCTCCGCCGGCAACGGCATCGACGGGGGCCATATCCTGACCCCGATGCCGTACCTGATCACCGCTGGCACGGTGACGCAGAACAACCAGCCGACCCCGATGTCGATCCTGGCGCGCCTCAACCTCGACGGCCAGTGCATTTCGGTCGGCCAGGAATACATGGACCTGAAGCTCGGCGTCGATACCAAGCCCTTCAAGACCGCGCTTGAGGCCAAGAAGGCCTCCGGCAAGGAGGTGAAGGCCGCGATGACCTTCCCCGGCGGAACCCATGATCTCTGGATCCGCTACTGGCTGGCCGCCGGCGGCATCGATCCGGATTCCGACATTCAGACCATCGTGGTGCCGCCGGCCCAGATGGTGGCCAACATGAAGGTCGGCACCATGGACTGCTTCTGCGTCTGCGAGCCGTGGAACGAACAGCTGAAGAACCAGAAGATCGGCTACACGGCGCTCACCACCGGCGAACTCTGGAACAACCACCCGGAAAAGGCCTTCGCCCTTCGCACCGATTATGTCGAGAAGAACCCGAAGGCGACCATGGCCCTGCTGATGGCGGTCATGGAAGCCCAGATGTGGTGCGAGGACATGGCCAACCGCGAAGAGGTGGCCGAAATCTGCTCCCGCCGCAACTGGATCAACGCGCCGCTGAAGGACGTCGTGGAGCGGATGAAGGGCAATTTCGACTACGGCAACGGCAAGGTTGTCGAGGCAAGCCCGCACATCATGAAATACTGGGCCAACAACGCCTCCTATCCTTACCAGAGCCACGACCTCTGGTTCCTGACCGAGAACATCCGCTGGGGCAAACTGGCGCCCGACACCGACATGAAGGCGTTGATCGGCAAGGTGAACCGCGAGGACTTGTGGCGCGAAGCCGCCAAGGCGCTGTCCGTCTCCGACATCCCGACCTCCACCTCACGCGGCAAGGAAACCTTCTTCGACGGCAAGGTCTTCGATCCCGCCGATCCGGCCGCCTACTTGAAGAGCCTCAGCATCACCCGCATGGCCTGA